In Cicer arietinum cultivar CDC Frontier isolate Library 1 chromosome 7, Cicar.CDCFrontier_v2.0, whole genome shotgun sequence, a single window of DNA contains:
- the LOC101498455 gene encoding disease resistance protein RPV1 isoform X3: protein MTSSSSGRAFRLRWDVFLSFRGEDTRECFTKKLHESLKSQGIRAFMDDEGLQRGDHIALRLIEAIDDSAASIVIISPNYADSDWCLKELAKIFERGRLVIPVFYKVDPSHVRKQSGPFEEGFRILEKRFGNQEGKVWREAMSKLGGIAGLLYDDSNGDGEHDNLIRLLVQRVLKELSNTPMNVSEYAVGINERVEKVMDLLKDQSNNVNVLGLYGMGGVGKTTLAKALFNSLVGRFERRCFLSNVRQFSSKEDGLVSLQSNIIKDLSHEKRTHQSPIIDVNAGISAIKRIVNENRVLLVLDDVDDVNQLDALIGKKEWFYKGSCIIITTRDTTVLPKRHVNDLYEVTELYPEQALELFSHHAFSKKEPPPNFLNLSKQIVSLTGKMPLALEVFGCFLFGKRRVEEWEDAVEKLKRIQPENLHDVLKISYDGLDEQEKCIFLDIACFFIQTKRGDVIDVLRGCGFRGEIAMTILEEKCLIKIREDSTLWMHDQIRDMGRQIVLDENHVDLGMRSRLWDRVEIMSVLKSKKGTRCIQGIVLDFKERSKKLTTTSYSHPHAEKYNEVVLNAKSFEPMVNLRLLQINNLSLEGKYLPNELKWLQWRGCPLESMPLDTLPRELTVLDLSNGQKIKSLCRSKSHTQVPENLMVMNLSNCIQLATIPDLSWCLQIEKINLENCINLTRIHESIGSLTTLRNLNMTRCRNIVELPSDVSGLKHLESLILSSCSKLKALPENIGILKSLKVLAADDTTIVELPQSIFRLTKLESLVLDRCKYLRRLPECIGNLCSLQELSLNQSGLQELPNTIGSLKNLEKLSLIWCESLTQMPDSIGNLVSLTELLAYHSGITELPATIGSLSYMSKLSVGKCKLVNKLPDSIKTLVSIIELELDGTSIRYLPDQIGEMKQLRKLEIGNCSYLESLPESIGHLGSLTTLNIVNGIIKELPASIGLLDNLVTLKLSRCRMLRHLPASIGNLKSLYHLMMEETAILDLPESFGMLSSLRTLRMSKKPDLVSTLSVENIGYFVIPSSFCNLTLLHELDARAWRLSGKIPDDFEKLSLLETLNLGQNNFHSLPSSLKGLSVLKNLSLPNCTELISLPSLPSSLIELNADNCYALQTIHDMSNLESLEELKLTNCEKVVDIPGLECLKSLRRLYLSGCKACSSNAYRRLSKVVLSSLPINPYSIK from the exons ATGACGTCATCATCATCCGGTAGAGCATTCCGTCTTCGTTGGGATGTATTCTTAAGTTTCAGAGGAGAAGACACACGCGAATGTTTCACGAAAAAACTGCATGAATCACTCAAAAGCCAAGGTATTCGTGCTTTCATGGACGACGAAGGTTTACAGCGTGGGGACCACATAGCACTCAGACTTATTGAAGCCATTGATGATTCTGCTGCTTCCATTGTTATTATCTCTCCTAACTACGCAGATTCTGATTGGTGCCTTAAAGAACTTGCTAAGATTTTCGAGCGTGGGAGACTTGTTATTCCTGTTTTCTACAAGGTTGATCCGTCTCATGTTAGGAAACAATCGGGTCCTTTTGAAGAAGGTTTTAGGATTCTTGAAAAGCGGTTTGGGAATCAGGAAGGGAAGGTTTGGAGAGAAGCTATGTCTAAACTTGGTGGAATTGCTGGTTTGCTTTATGATGATAG TAATGGTGATGGAGAGCATGATAATTTGATACGCCTTTTGGTGCAAAGGGTTTTGAAGGAGTTAAGCAATACTCCAATGAATGTATCTGAGTATGCAGTGGGGATCAATGAACGTGTTGAGAAGGTGATGGATCTGTTAAAAGATCAATCCAACAATGTCAATGTTTTGGGATTGTATGGTATGGGTGGTGTTGGTAAGACTACACTTGCAAAGGCTCTTTTCAATAGTCTTGTTGGTCGTTTCGAGCGTCGATGTTTCCTTTCAAATGTGAGACAATTTTCATCTAAAGAGGATGGTTTGGTTTCTCTTCAAAGCAATATCATTAAAGATCTTTCTCATGAAAAAAGGACTCATCAGAGTCCTATCATTGATGTTAATGCTGGTATTTCTGCTATCAAAAGAATAGTTAACGAAAATCGAGTTCTTCTAGTGTTGGATGATGTTGATGATGTAAATCAGCTTGATGCTTTGATTGGTAAAAAGGAATGGTTTTATAAAGGAAGTTGTATAATAATCACCACAAGAGATACAACTGTTTTGCCTAAGAGGCATGTCAATGATTTATATGAAGTTACAGAACTGTATCCTGAACAAGCTTTAGAGTTATTCAGTCACCATGCATTCAGTAAAAAGGAGCCACCACCAAATTTTCTGAATCTGTCAAAGCAAATTGTGTCTCTTACAGGGAAAATGCCATTGGCTTTAGAAGTGTTCGGTTGCTTTCTGTTTGGTAAAAGGAGGGTGGAGGAATGGGAGGATGCTGTTGAGAAGCTGAAAAGAATCCAGCCAGAGAATCTTCATGATGTGTTGAAGATAAGTTATGATGGGTTGGATGAACAAGAGAAGTGTATATTCCTTGATATTGCCTGTTTCTTTATTCAAACAAAGCGCGGTGATGTGATTGATGTGTTGAGAGGTTGTGGATTTAGAGGAGAGATAGCTATGACAATCCTTGAAGAAAAATGCTTAATCAAAATAAGGGAAGACAGTACTCTTTGGATGCATGATCAAATTAGGGATATGGGAAGACAGATTGTTCTAGATGAAAACCATGTTGATCTTGGGATGCGTAGTAGATTGTGGGATCGTGTTGAAATCATGTCTGTTTTGAAGAGTAAGAAG GGAACAAGATGCATACAAGGAATTGTACTAGACTTTAAGGAAAGATCAAAAAAGTTGACTACTACAAGTTATTCTCATCCTCATGCAGAGAAGTACAATGAGGTAGTACTTAATGCCAAATCATTTGAACCAATGGTTAACTTGAGATTGCTCCAGATCAATAATCTGAGTTTGGAAGGCAAGTATCTTCCAAATGAACTGAAGTGGCTACAATGGCGAGGATGTCCTTTAGAATCTATGCCTCTGGACACTTTGCCCCGAGAACTGACTGTCCTTGATCTCTCAAATGGCCAGAAAATTAAAAGCTTGTGTCGATCAAAAAGTCACACG CAGGTACCAGAGAACCTAATGGTCATGAACCTCTCCAACTGCATCCAACTTGCTACAATTCCTGATTTATCTTGGTGTCTCCAGATAGAGAAGATAAATTTGGAAAACTGCATTAATCTAACAAGGATTCACGAATCAATTGGAAGTTTGACTACCTTGCGTAATCTGAATATGACGCGTTGTAGAAACATTGTTGAACTTCCCAGTGATGTCTCGGGTCTGAAACATCTAGAGAGCCTCATTCTTTCTAGTTGCTCCAAGTTGAAAGCATTACCTGAAAACATAGGCATACTTAAATCTCTGAAAGTACTTGCTGCTGATGACACAACTATAGTAGAGCTTCCCCAATCTATTTTTCGCCTGACCAAACTCGAATCGCTTGTTTTAGACCGTTGCAAATATTTGAGAAGACTACCAGAATGCATTGGAAATCTATGTTCTTTGCAAGAATTATCTCTTAATCAGTCAGGTTTACAAGAATTACCCAACACTATTGGATCCTTGAAAAACCTTGAGAAATTAAGTTTGATTTGGTGTGAATCTCTCACTCAAATGCCTGATTCCATAGGAAATCTCGTATCGTTGACAGAACTTTTGGCTTACCACAGTGGAATTACAGAACTCCCTGCCACCATTGGTTCACTATCCTATATGAGCAAGTTATCAGTTGGAAAATGTAAACTTGTCAATAAATTGCCTGACTCAATTAAAACTCTAGTTTCAATTATCGAACTCGAGTTAGACGGAACATCTATCAGATATCTACCAGATCAAATTGGAGAGATGAAACAACTTAGGAAACTTGAGATTGGAAATTGTAGTTATCTTGAATCTTTGCCGGAATCGATTGGCCACCTAGGATCTCTTACTACACTGAACATAGTCAATGGAATTATCAAGGAATTGCCAGCATCGATTGGATTACTAGACAATCTTGTTACCTTAAAATTAAGCAGATGTAGAATGCTCAGACATCTTCCAGCTTCTATAGGAAACCTGAAATCTCTATATCACTTAATGATGGAAGAAACAGCTATACTAGACTTGCCTGAAAGTTTCGGTATGCTTTCAAGCTTGAGAACACTAAGAATGTCAAAGAAGCCTGATTTAGTTTCCACATTATCTGTGGAGAATATTGGTTATTTTGTGATACCATCTTCTTTCTGTAATCTGACCTTGCTACATGAGCTGGATGCGCGTGCCTGGAGATTATCCGGGAAAATTCCGGATGATTTTGAGAAGTTATCATTGTTAGAGACTTTAAATTTGGGCCAAAACAATTTTCACAGCCTTCCTTCCAGCTTGAAAGGCCTTTCCGTTCTCAAGAATCTCTCACTGCCAAATTGTACGGAACTGATTTCTCTCCCCTCGCTTCCTTCGAGCTTGATTGAGCTGAATGCTGATAATTGTTATGCACTACAAACTATACATGACATGTCAAATTTAGAGAGTTTAGAGGAGTTGAAACTCACAAATTGTGAGAAAGTGGTGGATATTCCAGGTCTTGAATGCTTGAAATCGTTGAGAAGGTTGTACCTAAGTGGTTGCAAAGCATGTTCCTCCAATGCATACCGAAGGCTTTCGAAGGTTGTTCTCTCCTCTTTGCCCATAAATccttattcaattaaataa